From the Acidobacteriota bacterium genome, one window contains:
- the csrA gene encoding carbon storage regulator CsrA, producing MLVLKRQAGEKLVIGNEITIEVLAVSGDGVRLGIVAPRETSVHRFEIFAEIQAANRAASQTTATPRAALTSLAARLRSPAAEPEEDQSEAPEKPG from the coding sequence ATGTTGGTGTTGAAACGGCAGGCCGGCGAGAAGCTGGTGATTGGGAATGAAATTACGATTGAGGTTTTAGCCGTCAGCGGCGATGGCGTGCGCTTGGGCATCGTCGCGCCGCGCGAAACTTCAGTGCATCGTTTTGAAATCTTCGCCGAGATTCAGGCCGCCAATCGGGCTGCCTCACAGACCACAGCCACACCCCGCGCCGCCTTAACCAGCCTGGCCGCGCGCTTGCGTTCTCCCGCCGCCGAACCCGAAGAAGACCAGTCAGAAGCGCCGGAGAAGCCCGGCTAA
- a CDS encoding MotA/TolQ/ExbB proton channel family protein: protein MKRRDFSVLIGWLIGFAAIGGGALLEGIRLRFLWQPTAALVVCGGTLGAVVVRRGLGGLKEAIHATYIYCFREQDDELEAGLARLTWLARLVKREGVRALEPHANNSTDPLLAKGLALIADYAEPRTVRERLQRMLDAEDERGLGEVATLDAAGSYAPTFGIIGAVLGLIYVLRSLADPGALGLGIATAFVATIYGIGIANLVFFPLAARLRDQHRLRMKRREVLAEALVAFAAHETPTAIAAHLANQTGYGA from the coding sequence ATGAAACGCCGGGATTTTTCAGTTTTGATCGGATGGTTGATCGGCTTCGCCGCCATTGGCGGAGGCGCGTTGCTCGAAGGCATTCGCTTGCGGTTTCTGTGGCAACCGACCGCCGCGCTGGTTGTCTGCGGCGGCACGCTGGGCGCGGTCGTCGTCCGGCGTGGCTTGGGCGGGCTGAAAGAAGCCATTCACGCCACTTACATTTATTGCTTTCGCGAACAGGATGACGAGTTGGAAGCCGGGCTGGCGCGCCTGACCTGGCTGGCCCGGCTGGTCAAACGCGAAGGCGTGCGCGCCCTGGAACCACATGCCAACAACAGCACTGACCCACTGCTCGCCAAAGGCCTGGCCCTGATTGCCGATTACGCCGAACCGCGCACCGTGCGCGAACGGCTCCAGCGCATGCTCGATGCCGAAGACGAACGCGGGTTGGGCGAAGTGGCGACGCTCGATGCCGCCGGCAGTTACGCGCCGACCTTCGGCATCATCGGCGCAGTGCTGGGGCTGATTTACGTGTTGCGCTCGCTGGCCGATCCGGGCGCGTTGGGCCTGGGCATCGCGACGGCCTTCGTCGCCACAATCTACGGCATCGGCATCGCCAATCTGGTGTTCTTCCCGCTGGCGGCGCGCTTGCGCGATCAACATCGCTTGCGCATGAAACGCCGCGAAGTGCTGGCCGAAGCCCTGGTCGCCTTTGCCGCGCACGAAACGCCCACGGCGATTGCCGCGCACCTGGCCAATCAAACTGGCTACGGCGCTTAG
- a CDS encoding OmpA family protein, with protein sequence MFETADDQVKRRKAGDNTVGQEANHRDRWLVSYADLMTLLFALFAVLYAAADRDRAQAVAAALSQQIAGAPAAALGPPGGSGVLPGSDSVTEARAAVEWALAQNELLRARARVLTTGRGFVVSLAEAGFFAAGEAAVRDDARGLIDTLADSLSGARTQIRVEGHTDATPIATARYPSNWELSSARASKVLAQLVARGIAPARLSVAGYASERPVADNNTLEGRALNRRVDLVILNTEQ encoded by the coding sequence TTGTTCGAGACTGCTGATGACCAGGTCAAACGGCGCAAAGCTGGCGACAACACCGTCGGGCAGGAAGCGAACCATCGCGACCGCTGGCTGGTTTCGTATGCCGATCTGATGACCTTGCTGTTTGCCTTGTTCGCGGTGCTTTATGCCGCCGCTGATCGCGACCGCGCGCAAGCCGTCGCTGCCGCGCTGAGCCAGCAAATCGCCGGCGCGCCCGCCGCCGCGCTGGGGCCGCCGGGCGGGAGCGGTGTCTTGCCGGGCAGCGATTCAGTGACCGAAGCGCGCGCGGCGGTCGAATGGGCGCTGGCGCAAAATGAACTGCTGCGGGCGCGGGCGCGGGTGTTGACGACGGGGCGCGGTTTTGTGGTGTCGCTGGCCGAGGCCGGTTTCTTTGCGGCGGGCGAGGCGGCGGTGCGTGACGATGCGCGCGGTTTGATTGACACGCTGGCCGATAGCCTGAGCGGCGCGCGCACGCAAATTCGGGTCGAAGGGCATACCGACGCGACGCCGATTGCCACCGCGCGGTATCCCTCGAATTGGGAGCTTTCGTCCGCGCGCGCCTCCAAGGTGTTGGCGCAACTGGTCGCGCGCGGCATCGCGCCCGCGCGGCTTTCGGTCGCCGGATATGCCAGCGAACGTCCGGTCGCCGATAACAACACGCTGGAAGGCCGCGCGCTCAATCGTCGCGTTGATCTGGTCATCTTGAACACAGAGCAATAG
- a CDS encoding TonB-dependent receptor: protein MKYLTWSYYGLTAQLDVGRPRVVSDGLMKCLLALLLAWPAQAVWAQSAKNDLTTTSLEELLNIEVTSVSKKEEKLFQTAAAIYVITQEDIRRSGLTSIPELLRLVPGLSVARVTGSIWAISARGFNGQYANKLLVLVDGRNTYSPIFAGVYWDEQDLPLEDIERIEVIRGPGGTLWGANAVNGVINIITKRAKDTQGGLLSTGGGNAEQGFGTVRYGGKLGSQAYYRFYAKYFNRSGLVNALGQAARDGEQIARAGGRAEWQFSGRDALTVQGDVYKGDLRETGTLISAATPFAPLANTRATLSGENVLARWNHASSPRSDTALQFYYDQTSRQAAALTDEIDTFDLDFQHHLAAGRHDLVWGLGYRSVFDETNSSSRTPVQFTPKDRRYRLFSGFVQDELTLVKERLRLTLGTKLEHNDFSGVEAQPSVRLLWTPSQRQTYWGAISRAVRTPSRSWHDVRANQAAFPGPDGTPNILAYFGDRGFKSENVLAYEIGYRSQMYDRLSLDVTAFYNRYHRLLTVVPERPFFELDPLPPHVVIPLRFRNLTHGETYGVEASTNWNITSQWKLSGSYSFLRLQLHREDATLPVAAEQGEKENPQHQFQVHSFFKLPRNFELDAALYHVSALTAQQIPRYTRLDLRLGWRVTESLDFSLGGQNLLDNRHPEFNGLDLTVVPSQIKRSFVGKATWRF from the coding sequence ATGAAATATCTGACTTGGTCTTACTACGGCTTGACAGCGCAGCTCGACGTTGGACGCCCGCGCGTTGTCAGTGATGGCTTGATGAAGTGTTTGCTGGCGCTGCTGTTGGCCTGGCCTGCCCAGGCGGTCTGGGCACAGTCAGCCAAAAACGACCTGACCACGACCAGCCTGGAAGAGTTGCTGAACATCGAGGTCACCTCGGTCTCGAAGAAAGAAGAGAAACTCTTTCAGACCGCAGCGGCCATCTATGTCATCACGCAAGAAGACATCCGGCGTTCCGGGTTGACCAGCATTCCCGAATTGCTGCGGCTGGTGCCGGGCTTGTCAGTAGCGCGTGTTACCGGCAGCATCTGGGCGATCAGCGCGCGCGGCTTCAATGGTCAATATGCCAACAAACTGCTGGTGCTGGTGGATGGCCGCAATACTTACTCGCCGATTTTCGCGGGCGTTTACTGGGACGAACAGGATTTGCCGCTCGAAGACATCGAGCGCATCGAAGTCATTCGCGGCCCCGGCGGCACGCTCTGGGGCGCGAATGCCGTCAACGGCGTCATCAACATCATCACCAAACGCGCCAAAGACACACAAGGCGGGTTACTTAGCACCGGCGGCGGCAACGCAGAGCAGGGCTTCGGCACTGTGCGTTACGGCGGCAAGCTGGGCAGCCAAGCCTACTATCGGTTTTATGCCAAATACTTCAATCGCAGCGGTCTCGTGAATGCCCTGGGGCAGGCGGCGCGCGACGGCGAACAGATCGCGCGCGCGGGCGGACGCGCCGAGTGGCAATTTTCCGGGCGCGATGCGCTGACTGTGCAGGGCGACGTTTATAAAGGCGATTTGCGCGAGACCGGCACGCTCATTTCCGCGGCGACGCCCTTTGCGCCGCTGGCCAACACGCGCGCCACCCTCTCCGGTGAGAATGTGCTGGCGCGTTGGAATCACGCCTCCTCGCCACGCTCCGACACCGCCCTCCAATTCTATTATGACCAGACGAGCCGCCAGGCGGCCGCGCTCACCGATGAAATTGACACCTTCGACCTCGACTTCCAGCACCATCTGGCGGCGGGGCGGCACGACCTGGTCTGGGGGCTGGGGTACCGGTCGGTCTTCGATGAAACGAATAGCAGCAGCCGGACACCCGTGCAATTTACACCTAAAGACCGGCGCTATCGGCTTTTCAGCGGCTTTGTGCAGGATGAGTTGACCTTGGTCAAAGAGCGTCTGCGGCTGACACTCGGCACGAAACTCGAACACAACGATTTTTCCGGCGTCGAAGCCCAGCCCAGCGTCCGCTTGTTGTGGACGCCGAGTCAGCGCCAGACCTATTGGGGCGCTATTTCGCGCGCGGTCAGAACGCCTTCGCGCTCCTGGCATGACGTGCGGGCCAATCAGGCCGCCTTCCCCGGCCCGGACGGAACGCCCAACATTCTGGCGTATTTCGGCGACCGTGGGTTCAAGTCTGAAAACGTGCTCGCCTACGAGATCGGTTATCGCAGTCAAATGTACGACCGCCTTTCGCTCGACGTGACGGCGTTTTACAACCGTTATCACCGCCTGCTGACTGTGGTGCCCGAACGCCCGTTTTTTGAACTCGACCCGCTGCCGCCGCACGTGGTCATCCCGCTGCGCTTCAGGAATCTGACGCACGGTGAAACCTACGGCGTCGAAGCGTCAACCAATTGGAACATCACCAGCCAATGGAAATTGAGCGGCAGCTATTCTTTCTTACGCCTGCAATTGCACCGCGAAGACGCCACCCTCCCTGTAGCCGCTGAGCAAGGCGAAAAGGAAAACCCGCAACATCAGTTTCAAGTGCATTCCTTCTTCAAACTGCCGCGCAACTTTGAACTGGATGCGGCGCTCTATCACGTCTCGGCGCTGACGGCGCAGCAGATTCCCCGCTACACCCGGCTTGATCTCAGGCTGGGGTGGCGCGTGACAGAAAGCCTCGATTTCAGTCTGGGCGGTCAAAATCTGCTCGATAACCGGCATCCCGAATTCAATGGCTTAGACCTCACCGTCGTCCCAAGCCAGATCAAACGCAGCTTTGTGGGGAAAGCGACATGGCGATTCTAA
- a CDS encoding YfiR family protein, producing the protein MAILTAPNLAAPNLAAPNLKEAFARRSCVAWRRRACWVSGVFLLGALVASFGPDPQQALAQAASEYQVKAAFLFNFAKFVEWPAETFNDASAPFVIGLLGDDPFGNTLDQAINGKAINGHPLLIKRLKRGQNLRGCHILFISSSERGRWAQIFESLRGASVLTIGEAEQFTEQGGLINFVIEGGKVRFEINAEPAEQCHLKISSRLQILAKPARGGQAARRE; encoded by the coding sequence ATGGCGATTCTAACTGCGCCGAATCTGGCTGCGCCGAATCTGGCTGCGCCGAATCTGAAGGAAGCCTTCGCGCGCAGAAGCTGTGTGGCGTGGCGCAGGCGCGCCTGTTGGGTCAGCGGCGTGTTCCTGCTGGGGGCGCTGGTTGCCAGCTTCGGCCCTGACCCGCAGCAGGCCCTGGCGCAAGCGGCCAGCGAATATCAGGTCAAGGCCGCCTTCCTGTTCAACTTTGCGAAATTCGTCGAGTGGCCGGCGGAAACCTTCAACGACGCCAGCGCGCCTTTCGTCATCGGCCTGCTCGGCGACGACCCTTTTGGCAACACGCTCGACCAGGCCATCAACGGCAAGGCCATCAATGGACATCCGTTGCTGATCAAACGCTTGAAGCGCGGCCAGAACCTGCGCGGCTGCCACATCCTTTTCATCAGTTCATCGGAGCGCGGCCGTTGGGCGCAAATCTTCGAGAGTCTCAGAGGCGCGAGCGTCTTGACCATCGGCGAAGCCGAGCAATTTACCGAGCAAGGCGGTCTGATCAATTTCGTTATCGAAGGCGGCAAGGTGCGCTTTGAAATCAATGCGGAACCCGCCGAACAGTGCCATTTGAAAATTAGCTCGCGGCTGCAAATTTTGGCGAAACCTGCCCGGGGCGGACAGGCCGCAAGGAGGGAGTAA
- a CDS encoding response regulator, which yields MRVFQQLSIKRKLTLIIMLTSGAGLLLACAAFITYDLGSARQAMVRDLTTLAEMLELNSTAALTFDDQQSARELLAGLSAKPSIVSACLYDKDGASFAKYLRGDAQARFTPPVPQTPGSYFSQDRLVLFQQINLSGEMVGTIYLESDLKELDAQLKRHASILVIILLAALGVTLPLSAKLQRVISQPLEHLAHTARVISVEQNYSMRASKTSQDELGQLIDGFNEMLEQIQARDSALQQQRELVEQQVLERTADLKTSEERFKSLSAASPSGIYQTDAQGQCIYTNARWQTLSGLSFEKSLGTGWLRALHREDQATLQAALLAAARNGGEVVNEFRFRNQAGEICWAYNCATALYAEDGQFAGLLGTITDITARKRDEAELFRAKEVAEATNRELAATNRQLEEAIAAAQRLTIAAEEANRAKSEFLANMSHEIRTPMNGIIGMTELTLDTELNTEQREYVDMIKSSADALLTVINDILDFSKIEAGKLSLEALDFDLRETVEETLKTLALRAHQTGLEMACYIQPGVPEAVDGDAARLRQILVNLVGNAIKFTKRGEVVVEVRRAEGGGRIEDLPQVERTVNSEPSGHSRQAKQSALRHPHSAIQLHFTVRDTGIGIPLDKQARIFEAFTQADGSTTRQYGGTGLGLSISQQLVALMGGRMWVESEPGQGSTFHFTAALGLPRAPVEPRAAAAVPYDLAGLAVLVVDDNATNRRILAATLSHWGMQPVLAESAAAALPALDHARDTDNPFALILLDCHMPEMDGFTLAAALKQRPELAETATIMLTSAGQIADCERRRELGLAACLSKPVKQAELRHALATALGFTAPPVAPAQRATPSAPVTPEQHLRVLLAEDNLINQRLAIRLLEKHGHRVTVANNGQEALAAFAQQPFDLVLMDVQMPVLDGFKTTARIRAEESLHGQHVPIIALTAHAMKGDRERCLAAGMDGYLAKPLQSAELLAVLTRLAPQAGQATRPAPPVERPEVEAAVFDQARALAQVEGDHELLAELGELFRQDSPRLLAALAQASAKHDRAGLARAAHALKGAAGNFGAQATVAAVCRLEELAQTGNFDGADLACQALEAELNRLNAALGALMALSTA from the coding sequence ATGCGCGTTTTCCAGCAACTCTCAATCAAACGCAAACTGACCCTGATCATCATGCTCACCAGCGGCGCCGGGCTGCTGTTGGCATGCGCGGCGTTTATTACTTATGACCTGGGCAGCGCGCGCCAGGCGATGGTGCGCGACCTCACGACGCTGGCCGAGATGCTCGAATTGAACAGCACCGCCGCCCTCACCTTCGACGATCAGCAGTCCGCCCGCGAGTTACTGGCGGGCTTGAGCGCCAAACCGTCTATCGTTTCCGCCTGTCTTTACGACAAAGATGGCGCGTCGTTTGCCAAATACTTGCGCGGCGACGCGCAAGCCAGATTCACGCCGCCCGTGCCGCAAACGCCGGGGAGCTATTTCAGCCAAGACCGGTTGGTGTTGTTTCAGCAGATCAACCTGAGCGGCGAAATGGTCGGCACGATTTATCTGGAATCCGATCTGAAAGAATTGGACGCGCAATTGAAGCGGCACGCCAGCATCCTGGTCATCATTCTGCTGGCGGCGCTGGGCGTAACCTTGCCGCTCTCGGCCAAATTGCAACGCGTCATTTCGCAACCGCTGGAGCATCTGGCGCACACGGCGCGCGTCATCTCGGTCGAGCAGAATTACTCTATGCGCGCCAGCAAAACGAGTCAGGATGAGTTGGGGCAATTGATAGACGGCTTCAACGAGATGCTCGAACAGATTCAGGCGCGCGACTCGGCGCTGCAACAACAACGCGAACTGGTCGAACAACAGGTGCTCGAACGCACCGCCGATCTCAAAACCAGCGAGGAGCGCTTCAAGTCGTTGAGCGCCGCCTCGCCCAGCGGCATCTATCAGACGGACGCGCAGGGGCAGTGCATTTATACCAATGCGCGCTGGCAGACGCTCTCCGGCCTGAGTTTTGAAAAGAGCCTGGGCACCGGCTGGCTGCGCGCGTTACACCGGGAAGATCAAGCCACTTTACAGGCGGCGCTGTTGGCGGCGGCGCGCAACGGCGGCGAAGTGGTCAACGAATTCCGCTTCCGCAACCAGGCCGGCGAGATTTGCTGGGCCTATAACTGTGCGACCGCGCTTTACGCCGAAGACGGCCAGTTCGCCGGTTTGCTGGGCACCATCACCGACATCACCGCCCGCAAACGCGACGAAGCCGAGTTGTTCCGCGCCAAAGAAGTGGCCGAAGCCACCAACCGCGAATTGGCCGCCACCAACCGGCAACTCGAAGAAGCCATCGCGGCAGCCCAGCGTCTGACCATCGCGGCGGAAGAGGCCAACCGCGCCAAGAGCGAATTCCTGGCGAATATGAGCCACGAAATTCGCACCCCCATGAACGGCATCATCGGCATGACCGAACTCACGCTCGACACCGAACTCAACACCGAACAGCGCGAATATGTAGACATGATCAAAAGCTCGGCGGATGCGCTGCTCACCGTGATCAACGACATTCTCGATTTCTCGAAGATCGAAGCCGGCAAGCTGAGTCTCGAAGCCCTTGATTTCGATTTGCGCGAAACCGTCGAAGAGACGCTGAAAACGCTCGCGCTGCGGGCGCACCAAACCGGCCTGGAAATGGCTTGTTACATCCAGCCCGGCGTCCCCGAAGCGGTGGATGGCGATGCCGCGCGCCTGCGGCAAATTCTGGTCAACCTGGTGGGCAATGCCATCAAGTTCACCAAACGCGGCGAAGTCGTCGTGGAAGTGCGGAGGGCGGAGGGCGGAGGGCGGATTGAAGATCTGCCACAAGTCGAACGCACCGTTAATTCCGAGCCTTCCGGTCATTCCAGGCAGGCCAAACAATCCGCACTCCGTCATCCGCACTCCGCCATCCAATTGCATTTCACTGTGCGCGACACGGGCATCGGCATTCCGTTAGACAAGCAAGCGCGCATCTTCGAGGCCTTCACCCAGGCCGACGGCTCGACGACGCGGCAGTATGGCGGCACGGGTTTGGGCCTCAGCATTTCGCAGCAACTGGTGGCCTTGATGGGCGGCAGGATGTGGGTCGAGAGCGAACCGGGCCAGGGCAGTACGTTTCATTTCACCGCCGCGCTCGGTCTGCCGCGCGCTCCGGTCGAGCCACGGGCCGCCGCCGCCGTGCCCTATGATCTCGCGGGCCTGGCCGTGCTGGTGGTGGATGACAACGCGACGAATCGCCGCATTCTCGCAGCGACCTTGAGCCATTGGGGCATGCAGCCGGTGCTCGCCGAGAGCGCCGCCGCCGCCTTACCAGCCTTGGATCACGCCCGCGATACCGACAATCCCTTTGCACTTATTCTGCTGGATTGTCACATGCCGGAAATGGACGGGTTCACGCTCGCCGCCGCGCTCAAACAGCGGCCCGAATTGGCCGAGACCGCCACCATCATGCTGACCTCCGCCGGTCAAATCGCCGATTGCGAGCGCCGCCGCGAATTGGGCCTGGCCGCCTGTCTCTCCAAGCCAGTCAAACAAGCGGAGCTACGCCACGCGCTCGCCACCGCGCTCGGTTTCACCGCGCCGCCCGTGGCGCCTGCTCAACGCGCCACGCCCAGCGCGCCGGTCACACCAGAGCAGCATCTGCGCGTGTTGCTGGCCGAAGACAATCTGATCAATCAACGGCTGGCGATCCGCCTGTTAGAAAAGCACGGTCATCGGGTAACCGTAGCCAACAACGGCCAGGAGGCGCTCGCCGCCTTTGCGCAGCAGCCGTTCGACCTGGTGCTGATGGATGTGCAGATGCCCGTGCTGGACGGCTTCAAAACCACGGCGCGCATTCGCGCCGAGGAGAGCCTGCACGGCCAGCACGTCCCGATCATTGCCCTGACAGCGCACGCGATGAAAGGCGACCGCGAACGCTGCCTTGCCGCTGGCATGGATGGGTATCTGGCCAAACCGCTTCAGTCCGCCGAGTTGCTGGCCGTCCTCACCAGACTGGCGCCGCAGGCCGGTCAAGCAACCAGGCCCGCGCCGCCGGTCGAAAGGCCGGAAGTCGAAGCCGCCGTTTTCGATCAAGCGCGAGCGCTGGCCCAGGTGGAAGGCGATCACGAGTTGCTGGCCGAGTTGGGGGAACTCTTCCGGCAGGATAGCCCGCGCTTGCTGGCCGCGCTGGCACAAGCCAGCGCCAAGCACGATCGCGCGGGCCTGGCGCGCGCCGCCCATGCCCTCAAAGGCGCGGCGGGCAACTTTGGCGCGCAAGCGACGGTGGCCGCAGTTTGTCGTTTAGAGGAACTGGCGCAAACCGGGAATTTCGACGGGGCCGACCTGGCCTGCCAAGCGCTGGAGGCCGAGTTAAACCGGCTCAACGCGGCGCTTGGCGCATTAATGGCGCTAAGCACGGCCTAG